One region of Gorilla gorilla gorilla isolate KB3781 chromosome 13, NHGRI_mGorGor1-v2.1_pri, whole genome shotgun sequence genomic DNA includes:
- the NOL6 gene encoding nucleolar protein 6 isoform X4: MEPALEGTGKEGKKASSRKRTLAEPPAKGLLQPVKLSRAELYKEPTNEELNRLRETEILFHSSLLRLQVEELLKEVRLSEKKKDRIDAFLREVNQRVVRVPSVPETELTDQAWLPAGVRVPLHQVPYAVKGCFRFLPPTQVTVVGSYLLGTCIRPDINVDVALTMPREILQDKDGLNQRYFRKRALYLAHLAHHLGQDPLFGSVCFSYTNGCHLKPSLLLRPRGKDERLVTVRLHPCPPPDFFRPCRLLPTKNNVRSAWYRGQSPAGDGSPEPPTPRYNTWVLQDTVLESHLQLLSTVLSLAQGLKDGVALLKVWLRQRELDKGQGGFTGFLVSMLVVFLVSTRKIHTTMSGYQVLRSVLQFLATADLTVNGISLCLSSDPSLPALADFHQAFSVVFLDSSGRLNLCADVTASTYHQVQHEARLSMMLLDSRADDGFHLLLMTPKPMIRAFDHVLHLRPLSRLQAACHRLKLWPELQDNGGDYVSAALGPLTTLLEQGLGARLKLLAHSRLPVPEWDISQDPPKHKDSGTLTLGLLLRPEGLTSVLELGPEADQPEAAKFRQFWGSRSELRRFQDGAIREAVVWEAASMSQKRLIPHQVVTHLLALHADIPETCVHYVGGPLDALIQGLKETSSTGEEALVAAVRCYDDLSRLLWGLEGLPLTVSAVQGAHPVLRYTEVFPPTPVRPASSFYEPLRERSSLLPRLNKPCPAYVEPMTVVCHLEGSGQWPQDAEAVQRVRAAFQLRLAELLTQQHGLQCCATATHTDVLKDGFVFRIRVAYQREPQILKEVQSPEGMISLRDTAASLRLERDTRQLPLLTSALHGLQQQHPAFSGVARLAKRWVRAQLLGEGFADESLDLVAAALFLHPEPFTPPSSPQVGFLRFLFLVSTFDWKNNPLFVNLNNELTVEEQVEIRSGFLATRAQLPVMVIVTPQDRKNSVWTQDGPSAQILQQLVVLAAEALPMLEKQLMDPRGPGDIRTVFRPPLDIYDVLIRLSPRHIPRHRQAVDSPAASFCRGLLSQPGPSSLMPVLGYDPPQLYLTQLREAFGDLALFFYDQHGGEVIGVLWKPTSFQPQPFKASSTKGRMVMSRGGELVMVPNVEAILEDFAVLGEGLVQTVEARSERWTV, translated from the exons ATGGAACCAGCCCTGGAAGGCACAGGCAAAGAGGGGAAGAAAGCATCCTCCAGGAAGCGTACCTTGGCTGAACCTCCAGCGAAGGGCCTCCTGCAGCCAGTGAAGCTCAGCAGGGCAGAACTGTACAAGGAGCCTACCAATGAGGAGCTTAATCGCCTTCGGGAGACTGAGATCTTGTTCCACTCCAGCTTGCTTCGTTTACAG GTAGAGGAGCTACTAAAGGAAGTAAGGCTGTCAGAGAAGAAGAAGGATCGGATTGATGCCTTCCTACGGGAGGTCAACCAGCGGGTCGTGAGGGTGCCCTCAGTCCCTGAGACAGAG CTCACTGACCAGGCATGGCTCCCAGCTGGGGTTCGAGTGCCCCTCCACCAAGTGCCCTATGCCGTGAAGGGCTGTTTCCGCTTCCTGCCCCCAACCCAGGTTACTGTTGTGGGCAGCTACCTTCTGGGCACCTGCATCCGGCCAGACATCAATGTGGATGTGGCACTGACCATGCCCAGG GAAATCCTACAGGACAAGGACGGGCTGAACCAGCGCTACTTCCGCAAGCGTGCCCTCTACCTGGCCCACTTGGCTCACCACCTGGGCCAGGACCCCCTCTTTGGCAGTGTTTGCTTCTCCTACACAAATGGCTGCCACCTGAAACCCTCACTGTTGCTGCGGCCGCGTG GAAAGGATGAGCGCCTGGTCACTGTACGTCTGCATCCGTGCCCTCCACCTGACTTCTTCCGCCCGTGCCGCTTGCTGCCAACCAAGAACAATGTGCGCTCTGCCTGGTACCGAGGGCAGAGTCCTGCAGGGGATG GTAGCCCAGAGCCTCCTACCCCCCGCTATAACACATGGGTCCTGCAAGATACAGTTCTCGAGTCCCATTTGCAGCTGCTGTCAACCGTTCTGAGTTTAGCCCAGGGCCTGAAGGATGGCGTGGCACTTCTGAAGGTCTGGCTGCGGCAGCGGGAGCTGGACAAG ggcCAGGGTGGGTTTACTGGGTTCCTTGTCTCCATGCTGGTTGTCTTCCTTGTGTCTACACGCAAGATCCATACCACCATGAGTGGCTACCAGGTCCTGAGAAGTGTCTTGCAGTTTCTGG CCACTGCAGACCTGACAGTCAACGGGATCAGTTTATGTCTCAGCTCAGATCCCTCTTTG CCGGCCCTGGCTGACTTCCACCAGGCCTTCTCTGTTGTCTTCCTGGACTCCTCAGGCCGTCTCAACCTCTGTGCTGATGTCACTGCCTCTACTTACCACCAG GTGCAGCATGAGGCACGGCTGTCTATGATGTTGCTGGACAGCAGAGCTGACGACGGGTTCCACCTGCTGTTGATGACTCCCAAACCCATGATCCGGGCTTTCGACCATGTCCTACA TCTCCGTCCACTGAGTCGCCTGCAGGCAGCGTGCCACCGGCTGAAGCTCTGGCCAGAGCTGCAGGACAATGGTGGGGACTATGTCTCAGCTGCTTTGGGCCCCCTGACCACCCTCCTGGAGCAGGGCCTGGGGGCTCGGCTGAAGCTGCTGGCTCACTCTCGACTCCCAGTCCCAGAG TGGGACATCAGCCAAGATCCACCAAAGCACAAAGACTCTGGGACCCTGACCCTGGGACTCCTTCTCCGGCCTGAGGGACTGACCAGCGTCCTTGAGCTGGGTCCAGAGGCAGACCAGCCTGAG GCTGCTAAATTCCGCCAGTTCTGGGGATCCCGCTCGGAGCTTCGGCGTTTCCAGGACGGAGCCATTCGGGAAGCTGTAGTCTGGGAGGCAGCCTCTATGTCCCAGAAGCGCCTCATTCCCCACCAGGTGGTCACCCACCTCTTGGCACT cCATGCTGACATCCCAGAAACCTGTGTCCACTATGTGGGGGGCCCCCTGGATGCACTTATCCAAGGCCTGAAAGAG ACCTCCAGCACAGGCGAGGAGGCCCTGGTAGCGGCGGTACGTTGCTATGACGACCTCAGTCGCCTACTGTGGGGGCTAGAGGGTCTCCCACTGACCGTGTCTGCTGTTCAGGGAGCTCACCCAGTGCTGCGCTACACAGAG GTGTTCCCACCAACTCCAGTCCGTCCAGCCTCCTCCTTCTATGAGCCTCTGCGGGAGCGGTCCTCACTGCTGCCCCGGCTCAATAAGCCCTGTCCGGCCTACGTGGAGCCCATGACCG TGGTTTGTcacctggagggcagtggccagTGGCCACAGGACGCTGAGGCCGTGCAGCGGGTCCGAGCTGCCTTCCAGCTGCGCCTGGCAGAGCTGTTGACACAACAGCATGGTCTGCAGTGCTGTGCCACTGCCACGCACACGGATGTCCTTAAG GATGGATTTGTGTTTCGGATTCGCGTGGCCTATCAGCGGGAGCCCCAGATCCTGAAGGAGGTGCAGAGCCCAGAGGGGATGATCTCGCTGAGGGACACAGCTGCCTCCCTCCGCCTTGAGAGAGACACAAGGCAGTTGCCGCTGCTCACCAGTGCCCTGCACGG ACTGCAGCAGCAGCACCCAGCCTTCTCTGGTGTGGCACGGCTGGCCAAGCGGTGGGTGCGTGCCCAGCTTCTTGGTGAGGGTTTCGCTGATGAGAGCCTGGATCTGGTGGCCGCTGCCCTTTTCCTGCACCCTGAGCCCTTCACCCCTCCGAG TTCCCCCCAGGTTGGCTTCCTTCGATTCCTTTTCTTGGTATCAACGTTTGATTGGAAGAACAACCCCCTCTTTGTCAATCTCAATAATGAGCTCACTG TGGAGGAGCAGGTGGAGATCCGCAGTGGCTTCCTGGCAACTCGGGCACAGCTCCCCGTCATGGTCATTGTTACCCCCCAAGACCGCAAAAACTCTGTGTGGACACAGGATGGACCCTCAGCCCAG ATCCTGCAGCAGCTTGTGGTCCTGGCAGCTGAAGCCCTGCCCATGTTAGAGAAGCAGCTCATGGATCCCCGGGGACCTGGGGACATCAGG ACAGTGTTCCGGCCGCCCTTGGACATTTACGATGTGCTGATTCGCCTGTCTCCTCGCCATATCCCGCGGCACCGCCAGGCTGTGGACTCACCAGCTGCCTCCTTCTGCCGGGGCCTGCTCAGCCAGCCGGGGCCCTCATCCCTGATGCCCGTGCTGGGCTATGATCCTCCTCAGCTCTATCTGACGCAGCTCAGG GAGGCCTTTGGGGATCTGGCCCTTTTCTTCTATGACCAGCATGGTGGAGAGGTGATTGGTGTCCTCTGGAAGCCCACCAGCTTCCAGCCCCAGCCCTTCAAG GCCTCCAGCACAAAGGGGCGCATGGTGATGTCTCGAGGTGGGGAGCTAGTAATGGTGCCCAATGTTGAAGCAATCCTGGAGGACTTTGCTGTGCTGGGTGAAGGCCTTGTGCAGACTGTGGAGGCCCGAAGTGAGAGGTGGACTGTGTGA
- the NOL6 gene encoding nucleolar protein 6 isoform X3, translated as MLISVTGLKGVKKLRMVMEPALEGTGKEGKKASSRKRTLAEPPAKGLLQPVKLSRAELYKEPTNEELNRLRETEILFHSSLLRLQVEELLKEVRLSEKKKDRIDAFLREVNQRVVRVPSVPETELTDQAWLPAGVRVPLHQVPYAVKGCFRFLPPTQVTVVGSYLLGTCIRPDINVDVALTMPREILQDKDGLNQRYFRKRALYLAHLAHHLGQDPLFGSVCFSYTNGCHLKPSLLLRPRGKDERLVTVRLHPCPPPDFFRPCRLLPTKNNVRSAWYRGQSPAGDGSPEPPTPRYNTWVLQDTVLESHLQLLSTVLSLAQGLKDGVALLKVWLRQRELDKGQGGFTGFLVSMLVVFLVSTRKIHTTMSGYQVLRSVLQFLATADLTVNGISLCLSSDPSLPALADFHQAFSVVFLDSSGRLNLCADVTASTYHQVQHEARLSMMLLDSRADDGFHLLLMTPKPMIRAFDHVLHLRPLSRLQAACHRLKLWPELQDNGGDYVSAALGPLTTLLEQGLGARLKLLAHSRLPVPEWDISQDPPKHKDSGTLTLGLLLRPEGLTSVLELGPEADQPEAAKFRQFWGSRSELRRFQDGAIREAVVWEAASMSQKRLIPHQVVTHLLALHADIPETCVHYVGGPLDALIQGLKETSSTGEEALVAAVRCYDDLSRLLWGLEGLPLTVSAVQGAHPVLRYTEVFPPTPVRPASSFYEPLRERSSLLPRLNKPCPAYVEPMTVVCHLEGSGQWPQDAEAVQRVRAAFQLRLAELLTQQHGLQCCATATHTDVLKDGFVFRIRVAYQREPQILKEVQSPEGMISLRDTAASLRLERDTRQLPLLTSALHGLQQQHPAFSGVARLAKRWVRAQLLGEGFADESLDLVAAALFLHPEPFTPPSSPQVGFLRFLFLVSTFDWKNNPLFVNLNNELTVEEQVEIRSGFLATRAQLPVMVIVTPQDRKNSVWTQDGPSAQILQQLVVLAAEALPMLEKQLMDPRGPGDIRTVFRPPLDIYDVLIRLSPRHIPRHRQAVDSPAASFCRGLLSQPGPSSLMPVLGYDPPQLYLTQLREAFGDLALFFYDQHGGEVIGVLWKPTSFQPQPFKASSTKGRMVMSRGGELVMVPNVEAILEDFAVLGEGLVQTVEARSERWTV; from the exons GTGATGGAACCAGCCCTGGAAGGCACAGGCAAAGAGGGGAAGAAAGCATCCTCCAGGAAGCGTACCTTGGCTGAACCTCCAGCGAAGGGCCTCCTGCAGCCAGTGAAGCTCAGCAGGGCAGAACTGTACAAGGAGCCTACCAATGAGGAGCTTAATCGCCTTCGGGAGACTGAGATCTTGTTCCACTCCAGCTTGCTTCGTTTACAG GTAGAGGAGCTACTAAAGGAAGTAAGGCTGTCAGAGAAGAAGAAGGATCGGATTGATGCCTTCCTACGGGAGGTCAACCAGCGGGTCGTGAGGGTGCCCTCAGTCCCTGAGACAGAG CTCACTGACCAGGCATGGCTCCCAGCTGGGGTTCGAGTGCCCCTCCACCAAGTGCCCTATGCCGTGAAGGGCTGTTTCCGCTTCCTGCCCCCAACCCAGGTTACTGTTGTGGGCAGCTACCTTCTGGGCACCTGCATCCGGCCAGACATCAATGTGGATGTGGCACTGACCATGCCCAGG GAAATCCTACAGGACAAGGACGGGCTGAACCAGCGCTACTTCCGCAAGCGTGCCCTCTACCTGGCCCACTTGGCTCACCACCTGGGCCAGGACCCCCTCTTTGGCAGTGTTTGCTTCTCCTACACAAATGGCTGCCACCTGAAACCCTCACTGTTGCTGCGGCCGCGTG GAAAGGATGAGCGCCTGGTCACTGTACGTCTGCATCCGTGCCCTCCACCTGACTTCTTCCGCCCGTGCCGCTTGCTGCCAACCAAGAACAATGTGCGCTCTGCCTGGTACCGAGGGCAGAGTCCTGCAGGGGATG GTAGCCCAGAGCCTCCTACCCCCCGCTATAACACATGGGTCCTGCAAGATACAGTTCTCGAGTCCCATTTGCAGCTGCTGTCAACCGTTCTGAGTTTAGCCCAGGGCCTGAAGGATGGCGTGGCACTTCTGAAGGTCTGGCTGCGGCAGCGGGAGCTGGACAAG ggcCAGGGTGGGTTTACTGGGTTCCTTGTCTCCATGCTGGTTGTCTTCCTTGTGTCTACACGCAAGATCCATACCACCATGAGTGGCTACCAGGTCCTGAGAAGTGTCTTGCAGTTTCTGG CCACTGCAGACCTGACAGTCAACGGGATCAGTTTATGTCTCAGCTCAGATCCCTCTTTG CCGGCCCTGGCTGACTTCCACCAGGCCTTCTCTGTTGTCTTCCTGGACTCCTCAGGCCGTCTCAACCTCTGTGCTGATGTCACTGCCTCTACTTACCACCAG GTGCAGCATGAGGCACGGCTGTCTATGATGTTGCTGGACAGCAGAGCTGACGACGGGTTCCACCTGCTGTTGATGACTCCCAAACCCATGATCCGGGCTTTCGACCATGTCCTACA TCTCCGTCCACTGAGTCGCCTGCAGGCAGCGTGCCACCGGCTGAAGCTCTGGCCAGAGCTGCAGGACAATGGTGGGGACTATGTCTCAGCTGCTTTGGGCCCCCTGACCACCCTCCTGGAGCAGGGCCTGGGGGCTCGGCTGAAGCTGCTGGCTCACTCTCGACTCCCAGTCCCAGAG TGGGACATCAGCCAAGATCCACCAAAGCACAAAGACTCTGGGACCCTGACCCTGGGACTCCTTCTCCGGCCTGAGGGACTGACCAGCGTCCTTGAGCTGGGTCCAGAGGCAGACCAGCCTGAG GCTGCTAAATTCCGCCAGTTCTGGGGATCCCGCTCGGAGCTTCGGCGTTTCCAGGACGGAGCCATTCGGGAAGCTGTAGTCTGGGAGGCAGCCTCTATGTCCCAGAAGCGCCTCATTCCCCACCAGGTGGTCACCCACCTCTTGGCACT cCATGCTGACATCCCAGAAACCTGTGTCCACTATGTGGGGGGCCCCCTGGATGCACTTATCCAAGGCCTGAAAGAG ACCTCCAGCACAGGCGAGGAGGCCCTGGTAGCGGCGGTACGTTGCTATGACGACCTCAGTCGCCTACTGTGGGGGCTAGAGGGTCTCCCACTGACCGTGTCTGCTGTTCAGGGAGCTCACCCAGTGCTGCGCTACACAGAG GTGTTCCCACCAACTCCAGTCCGTCCAGCCTCCTCCTTCTATGAGCCTCTGCGGGAGCGGTCCTCACTGCTGCCCCGGCTCAATAAGCCCTGTCCGGCCTACGTGGAGCCCATGACCG TGGTTTGTcacctggagggcagtggccagTGGCCACAGGACGCTGAGGCCGTGCAGCGGGTCCGAGCTGCCTTCCAGCTGCGCCTGGCAGAGCTGTTGACACAACAGCATGGTCTGCAGTGCTGTGCCACTGCCACGCACACGGATGTCCTTAAG GATGGATTTGTGTTTCGGATTCGCGTGGCCTATCAGCGGGAGCCCCAGATCCTGAAGGAGGTGCAGAGCCCAGAGGGGATGATCTCGCTGAGGGACACAGCTGCCTCCCTCCGCCTTGAGAGAGACACAAGGCAGTTGCCGCTGCTCACCAGTGCCCTGCACGG ACTGCAGCAGCAGCACCCAGCCTTCTCTGGTGTGGCACGGCTGGCCAAGCGGTGGGTGCGTGCCCAGCTTCTTGGTGAGGGTTTCGCTGATGAGAGCCTGGATCTGGTGGCCGCTGCCCTTTTCCTGCACCCTGAGCCCTTCACCCCTCCGAG TTCCCCCCAGGTTGGCTTCCTTCGATTCCTTTTCTTGGTATCAACGTTTGATTGGAAGAACAACCCCCTCTTTGTCAATCTCAATAATGAGCTCACTG TGGAGGAGCAGGTGGAGATCCGCAGTGGCTTCCTGGCAACTCGGGCACAGCTCCCCGTCATGGTCATTGTTACCCCCCAAGACCGCAAAAACTCTGTGTGGACACAGGATGGACCCTCAGCCCAG ATCCTGCAGCAGCTTGTGGTCCTGGCAGCTGAAGCCCTGCCCATGTTAGAGAAGCAGCTCATGGATCCCCGGGGACCTGGGGACATCAGG ACAGTGTTCCGGCCGCCCTTGGACATTTACGATGTGCTGATTCGCCTGTCTCCTCGCCATATCCCGCGGCACCGCCAGGCTGTGGACTCACCAGCTGCCTCCTTCTGCCGGGGCCTGCTCAGCCAGCCGGGGCCCTCATCCCTGATGCCCGTGCTGGGCTATGATCCTCCTCAGCTCTATCTGACGCAGCTCAGG GAGGCCTTTGGGGATCTGGCCCTTTTCTTCTATGACCAGCATGGTGGAGAGGTGATTGGTGTCCTCTGGAAGCCCACCAGCTTCCAGCCCCAGCCCTTCAAG GCCTCCAGCACAAAGGGGCGCATGGTGATGTCTCGAGGTGGGGAGCTAGTAATGGTGCCCAATGTTGAAGCAATCCTGGAGGACTTTGCTGTGCTGGGTGAAGGCCTTGTGCAGACTGTGGAGGCCCGAAGTGAGAGGTGGACTGTGTGA
- the NOL6 gene encoding nucleolar protein 6 isoform X1, with protein MLISVTGLKGVKKLRMVCRSPMVMEPALEGTGKEGKKASSRKRTLAEPPAKGLLQPVKLSRAELYKEPTNEELNRLRETEILFHSSLLRLQVEELLKEVRLSEKKKDRIDAFLREVNQRVVRVPSVPETELTDQAWLPAGVRVPLHQVPYAVKGCFRFLPPTQVTVVGSYLLGTCIRPDINVDVALTMPREILQDKDGLNQRYFRKRALYLAHLAHHLGQDPLFGSVCFSYTNGCHLKPSLLLRPRGKDERLVTVRLHPCPPPDFFRPCRLLPTKNNVRSAWYRGQSPAGDGSPEPPTPRYNTWVLQDTVLESHLQLLSTVLSLAQGLKDGVALLKVWLRQRELDKGQGGFTGFLVSMLVVFLVSTRKIHTTMSGYQVLRSVLQFLATADLTVNGISLCLSSDPSLPALADFHQAFSVVFLDSSGRLNLCADVTASTYHQVQHEARLSMMLLDSRADDGFHLLLMTPKPMIRAFDHVLHLRPLSRLQAACHRLKLWPELQDNGGDYVSAALGPLTTLLEQGLGARLKLLAHSRLPVPEWDISQDPPKHKDSGTLTLGLLLRPEGLTSVLELGPEADQPEAAKFRQFWGSRSELRRFQDGAIREAVVWEAASMSQKRLIPHQVVTHLLALHADIPETCVHYVGGPLDALIQGLKETSSTGEEALVAAVRCYDDLSRLLWGLEGLPLTVSAVQGAHPVLRYTEVFPPTPVRPASSFYEPLRERSSLLPRLNKPCPAYVEPMTVVCHLEGSGQWPQDAEAVQRVRAAFQLRLAELLTQQHGLQCCATATHTDVLKDGFVFRIRVAYQREPQILKEVQSPEGMISLRDTAASLRLERDTRQLPLLTSALHGLQQQHPAFSGVARLAKRWVRAQLLGEGFADESLDLVAAALFLHPEPFTPPSSPQVGFLRFLFLVSTFDWKNNPLFVNLNNELTVEEQVEIRSGFLATRAQLPVMVIVTPQDRKNSVWTQDGPSAQILQQLVVLAAEALPMLEKQLMDPRGPGDIRTVFRPPLDIYDVLIRLSPRHIPRHRQAVDSPAASFCRGLLSQPGPSSLMPVLGYDPPQLYLTQLREAFGDLALFFYDQHGGEVIGVLWKPTSFQPQPFKASSTKGRMVMSRGGELVMVPNVEAILEDFAVLGEGLVQTVEARSERWTV; from the exons GTGATGGAACCAGCCCTGGAAGGCACAGGCAAAGAGGGGAAGAAAGCATCCTCCAGGAAGCGTACCTTGGCTGAACCTCCAGCGAAGGGCCTCCTGCAGCCAGTGAAGCTCAGCAGGGCAGAACTGTACAAGGAGCCTACCAATGAGGAGCTTAATCGCCTTCGGGAGACTGAGATCTTGTTCCACTCCAGCTTGCTTCGTTTACAG GTAGAGGAGCTACTAAAGGAAGTAAGGCTGTCAGAGAAGAAGAAGGATCGGATTGATGCCTTCCTACGGGAGGTCAACCAGCGGGTCGTGAGGGTGCCCTCAGTCCCTGAGACAGAG CTCACTGACCAGGCATGGCTCCCAGCTGGGGTTCGAGTGCCCCTCCACCAAGTGCCCTATGCCGTGAAGGGCTGTTTCCGCTTCCTGCCCCCAACCCAGGTTACTGTTGTGGGCAGCTACCTTCTGGGCACCTGCATCCGGCCAGACATCAATGTGGATGTGGCACTGACCATGCCCAGG GAAATCCTACAGGACAAGGACGGGCTGAACCAGCGCTACTTCCGCAAGCGTGCCCTCTACCTGGCCCACTTGGCTCACCACCTGGGCCAGGACCCCCTCTTTGGCAGTGTTTGCTTCTCCTACACAAATGGCTGCCACCTGAAACCCTCACTGTTGCTGCGGCCGCGTG GAAAGGATGAGCGCCTGGTCACTGTACGTCTGCATCCGTGCCCTCCACCTGACTTCTTCCGCCCGTGCCGCTTGCTGCCAACCAAGAACAATGTGCGCTCTGCCTGGTACCGAGGGCAGAGTCCTGCAGGGGATG GTAGCCCAGAGCCTCCTACCCCCCGCTATAACACATGGGTCCTGCAAGATACAGTTCTCGAGTCCCATTTGCAGCTGCTGTCAACCGTTCTGAGTTTAGCCCAGGGCCTGAAGGATGGCGTGGCACTTCTGAAGGTCTGGCTGCGGCAGCGGGAGCTGGACAAG ggcCAGGGTGGGTTTACTGGGTTCCTTGTCTCCATGCTGGTTGTCTTCCTTGTGTCTACACGCAAGATCCATACCACCATGAGTGGCTACCAGGTCCTGAGAAGTGTCTTGCAGTTTCTGG CCACTGCAGACCTGACAGTCAACGGGATCAGTTTATGTCTCAGCTCAGATCCCTCTTTG CCGGCCCTGGCTGACTTCCACCAGGCCTTCTCTGTTGTCTTCCTGGACTCCTCAGGCCGTCTCAACCTCTGTGCTGATGTCACTGCCTCTACTTACCACCAG GTGCAGCATGAGGCACGGCTGTCTATGATGTTGCTGGACAGCAGAGCTGACGACGGGTTCCACCTGCTGTTGATGACTCCCAAACCCATGATCCGGGCTTTCGACCATGTCCTACA TCTCCGTCCACTGAGTCGCCTGCAGGCAGCGTGCCACCGGCTGAAGCTCTGGCCAGAGCTGCAGGACAATGGTGGGGACTATGTCTCAGCTGCTTTGGGCCCCCTGACCACCCTCCTGGAGCAGGGCCTGGGGGCTCGGCTGAAGCTGCTGGCTCACTCTCGACTCCCAGTCCCAGAG TGGGACATCAGCCAAGATCCACCAAAGCACAAAGACTCTGGGACCCTGACCCTGGGACTCCTTCTCCGGCCTGAGGGACTGACCAGCGTCCTTGAGCTGGGTCCAGAGGCAGACCAGCCTGAG GCTGCTAAATTCCGCCAGTTCTGGGGATCCCGCTCGGAGCTTCGGCGTTTCCAGGACGGAGCCATTCGGGAAGCTGTAGTCTGGGAGGCAGCCTCTATGTCCCAGAAGCGCCTCATTCCCCACCAGGTGGTCACCCACCTCTTGGCACT cCATGCTGACATCCCAGAAACCTGTGTCCACTATGTGGGGGGCCCCCTGGATGCACTTATCCAAGGCCTGAAAGAG ACCTCCAGCACAGGCGAGGAGGCCCTGGTAGCGGCGGTACGTTGCTATGACGACCTCAGTCGCCTACTGTGGGGGCTAGAGGGTCTCCCACTGACCGTGTCTGCTGTTCAGGGAGCTCACCCAGTGCTGCGCTACACAGAG GTGTTCCCACCAACTCCAGTCCGTCCAGCCTCCTCCTTCTATGAGCCTCTGCGGGAGCGGTCCTCACTGCTGCCCCGGCTCAATAAGCCCTGTCCGGCCTACGTGGAGCCCATGACCG TGGTTTGTcacctggagggcagtggccagTGGCCACAGGACGCTGAGGCCGTGCAGCGGGTCCGAGCTGCCTTCCAGCTGCGCCTGGCAGAGCTGTTGACACAACAGCATGGTCTGCAGTGCTGTGCCACTGCCACGCACACGGATGTCCTTAAG GATGGATTTGTGTTTCGGATTCGCGTGGCCTATCAGCGGGAGCCCCAGATCCTGAAGGAGGTGCAGAGCCCAGAGGGGATGATCTCGCTGAGGGACACAGCTGCCTCCCTCCGCCTTGAGAGAGACACAAGGCAGTTGCCGCTGCTCACCAGTGCCCTGCACGG ACTGCAGCAGCAGCACCCAGCCTTCTCTGGTGTGGCACGGCTGGCCAAGCGGTGGGTGCGTGCCCAGCTTCTTGGTGAGGGTTTCGCTGATGAGAGCCTGGATCTGGTGGCCGCTGCCCTTTTCCTGCACCCTGAGCCCTTCACCCCTCCGAG TTCCCCCCAGGTTGGCTTCCTTCGATTCCTTTTCTTGGTATCAACGTTTGATTGGAAGAACAACCCCCTCTTTGTCAATCTCAATAATGAGCTCACTG TGGAGGAGCAGGTGGAGATCCGCAGTGGCTTCCTGGCAACTCGGGCACAGCTCCCCGTCATGGTCATTGTTACCCCCCAAGACCGCAAAAACTCTGTGTGGACACAGGATGGACCCTCAGCCCAG ATCCTGCAGCAGCTTGTGGTCCTGGCAGCTGAAGCCCTGCCCATGTTAGAGAAGCAGCTCATGGATCCCCGGGGACCTGGGGACATCAGG ACAGTGTTCCGGCCGCCCTTGGACATTTACGATGTGCTGATTCGCCTGTCTCCTCGCCATATCCCGCGGCACCGCCAGGCTGTGGACTCACCAGCTGCCTCCTTCTGCCGGGGCCTGCTCAGCCAGCCGGGGCCCTCATCCCTGATGCCCGTGCTGGGCTATGATCCTCCTCAGCTCTATCTGACGCAGCTCAGG GAGGCCTTTGGGGATCTGGCCCTTTTCTTCTATGACCAGCATGGTGGAGAGGTGATTGGTGTCCTCTGGAAGCCCACCAGCTTCCAGCCCCAGCCCTTCAAG GCCTCCAGCACAAAGGGGCGCATGGTGATGTCTCGAGGTGGGGAGCTAGTAATGGTGCCCAATGTTGAAGCAATCCTGGAGGACTTTGCTGTGCTGGGTGAAGGCCTTGTGCAGACTGTGGAGGCCCGAAGTGAGAGGTGGACTGTGTGA